One Paenibacillus sp. SYP-B4298 genomic window, CATATCGAACTTGACGAGCAGCTCTCCCGGCTTGACCTCGTCTCCTTCCTTGACAACAGCATGGAAGCCTTGACCCTTCATCTGGGAGGTGTCAATTCCGATATGAAGCAGCACATCCAGCCCCTCCTCCGTGCGCAGACCAAGCGCATGCATCGTCGGATAGACATGAATAACCTTTCCCTTGACCGGTGATACCAGCTCGCCACGATCGGGCATGAACGCCACCCCCTGGCCAACCAGCTTGCCAGCGAAGATTGGATCGGGCACCTCCTCAAGCGGAATCATGCGTCCCTGCATCGGTGAGCAGAACAGCACCTGGGTGAGATCACGTTGCAGCGCCTTGACCATCTCCTCGCGGATCAGCTCGGAGTAGGTGCCGAAGACGACCTGAACATTACCGCTACCCAGACGAATGACACCCGCTGCCCCCAGGTTGCGCAGCGCATTAATGTCAAGCAGCTTGTCGTTGGACAGCTTGAGCCGCAGACGGGTAATGCAGGCCTCCATCTGCACGATGTTGTCCTTGCCGCCGATTGCCTGCAGGATGAGCGGCGCACGATACGGAATATCCCCCGCCCATTCGTCCAGATGCGATCCCTCCTCACGCCCGGGGGTCGGAATGCGGAAGCGGCGAATCGCCCAGCGGAACAGCATATAGTACAGCAAGCCGGATACGATGCCGATCGGTATGAGCAGCCAGCCGCGGGTGGCCAGATGGCTGTTGATGATGAAATCTATCGCTCCCGCCGAGAATGAAAAACCGTGCAGGATGCCCAGCTCATAGGTCACCCACATGATTAGTCCTGACAACACGGCATGGACGATGAACAGATAGGGCGCGACAAACAGGAATGCGAATTCCACCGGCTCGGTCACCCCTGTCAGGAAGGATGCCAGTGCAGCAGTTGTGAAGGTTTTCTTAATCTTCGGCTTGAGATCCTCGCGCGCCTCATGAATAATGGCAAAGGCAATCGCAGGCAGCGCGAACATCATCGTCGGATACAATCCCGCCATAAATACGCCGGCTGTCGGATCGCCAGCAAAGAACCGCGGCAGGTCCCCGTATACCGTCACGCCGCTTCCCATATCGTAACCGCCCACCTGAAACCAGAACACATGGCTCACCAGATGATGAAGTCCGAATACAACCAGAATACGAAGCACGAAGCCGAATAAGAACACCCCGAAGCCTCCGGCCTCCGACACGATGTCGCCCAGATGCTGCAGACCGCTCTCGATCAGCGGAGCAATATGAATCATTAAGATGGAGAAAAGTACTGATATACAGCTCACCACAAGCGGCACGCTGCGTGGTCCACCGAAGAAATGAAGCCACTCCGGGAGCCGCAGCTCCTTGAGGCGCTCATAGAAAAACCCGGACACCAGACCGAAGATAACACCCACCAGCACGGTCGGCTGAATCTCGTATTCACTGAAGCTGCTCGTTATACCGGTATAGATGGTCATACCGGCAAGTGCCGCCATAATCGCCGCGCCCGCGCTATTGGACAAGCCAGAGGCGACGCCCAGCGCAAACAGATAGGGGAGAAATGAAAACAAAGCACTGCCCGCTGTAGCCAGATATGTATTAAAATAGGGCAAGCCCAGAGCAGACCAGGGCAACTGGCTCAAGCTTAGAAATACGGCTGCCGCGGGCAGCACCGTCATCGGCAGCATCAATGCACGCCCGACTTGCTGCAGATTGCCCATTATTTTCACAAGACTTCCCCCTCTTTCATAGATTTTCTCGATTATCCTTCACAGAATGCCATTGCTGGCACTATTAAGATGGTAAGGGTTTGTCCCTCATTTGTCAAAAAGAAAACGGCGAACCGCGTAGGGTTCGCCGCCTTTTCTTATCTGGCTAAACGCCAGCTTAGAAACGGTTCATGCCGTTTTGCCCGAATTGCGCGTTGTTGCCGGCCTGATAGCCGAGATGCGCCAATACCGGACCGTCCTGAGCATGGGCATTCGTTGCATTCAGCACAGGATTTTGCTGGGTTTGTGCATGAGCTGGCTGGAAGCTCTGGTTCTGATAGCCTGTATTGTAGCTCGCTTGGTTCTGTGCTCCTTGGCTATTGATCGAGTAGCCGCCAAAGTGCGCAATGACCGGTTGCGAAGCATATTGGCTATTTTGCTGCGCATAGGGCTGTTGCTGGGATTGCATCATGCTGTTATGCTGCACAGCTTGCGGATAATAATCCCGGCCTGCCTGGTAGCCCAGGTGGGAGATTACCGGTTGGTATTGTGTTTGTGCTTGACCCATGCCCATCTGGCTGTTCTGCATGCCGTATTGTTGACCAATCTGACCTTGCTGGCCAGCTTGGTAGCCCAGATGAGAAATGACCGGGCCGGCATTTTGCGTAGGGATCTGTCCACGGTATTGAGACTGCACATAGCCTTGCGGCTGAAATTGGTTCTGCTGATTGAAGGAAGCTTGGCTCGCTTGAAATCCTGGCTGATAAGACATTCCGTTCATGTCTTGTCCTCCTCATAATGGGGGTAGTCTTCATGAGCACCTGTGCGGAGTCCATGAAGCCTCTCTTATTGTAGGAGTGCAGGACTGTTTTTATCCCTTCCTCAAAATGGAAGTCAGGCTTATCCCTTGCCACCTGGCAGCAATATCGAATCCTCCACCTTAATGCAGCGATCCATAACCACATCCAGCCCGCCCTCGCGGGCGATCTGCGCCGCCTCTTCGCTGTGGATGCCTAGCTGCAGCCAGAGTGCCTTCGCTCCGATCTGTACAGCCTCCTGGGCTACTGGCGGGCAATGCTCGCTGCGCCGGAATACATTAACCATATCGACCGGAAACGGAATATCTGCCAGACTCGGGTAACATGTCTCCCCCAATATTTCGGCAGCGTTCGGATTCACCGGAATAATCCGATACCCCTTAGCCTTCATCGCTTCCGATACCATGTACGAGACGCGGTCAGGCTTGTCGGATAACCCGACGACAGCAATAACAGAGGTGCGCTGCAGCAGCGCCTTGATCTCATCGCGCGAAGGATGCTCATATGCCATAGGACAGACCTCCTTTATATAGTCGAGCATTCTAAAATAAGGTTTCGTTGCTGTTGCTGCTTCAGTGCAGTAGCTGCTTCAAGCTTCCACCCACTCTACCTTTGCGCCAAGCGCCTGCAGATGGTCGAAATAGATCGGGTACGATTTGGCGACATGATGCGCGTCACGAATCCGTATCGGCTTGTGCGCACGCAGTCCGACGACAGTCAATGCCATAATGACCCGGTGGTCATAATGGGCGTCGATCTCAACGCCGCCCTCTACGCCTTCCGGCTTGCCATGCACGATGATCTCGCTCTGCTTCTCCTCCACGTTCGCGCCTGCCTTGCGCAGCTCGTTCAGGTAATCGGTGATGCGATCGCACTCCTTGTAGCGCAGATTCTCTACATTATAGAAACGGGATGTCCCCTCTGCGAATACAGCCGCAGCCACCATAGCCAGCACCGCGTCAGTCGCTGCGTCGCCGTCGAACTCGACTGCCTTCAGCTTGCCATTGCCTTGCACATGCACGAGACCGTTCGTATGCGTCAGCGGCACCTCCATCATGCGCAGCACATCAATAATGGCGCGTTCACCCTGCTTGCTGTGCTCCTCCAGACGATGAATCTTCACATCGGACTGTGTAACTGCTGCTGCTGCAAGCACGGCAGCGGAGCCCGGATAGTCGCCTTGGACAATGTATTGCTTGGCTGCATACTTCTGATTGCCTGGAATCTTATAGTGCATCAGGTCTTCGCTCGCCTCGATAACAATCCCCGCCTGTGCCAGCACCTCCAGCGTCTGCCCGATGACGACCTTGGATTTGAGATCATGCAGCACTTCAATCTCGCTATCCTCCGGCAGCAGCGGCGTCAGGAACAGCAGCGCGCTCAAAAATTGAGAGCTGACATTGCCAGATACCTGAATCTTCCCGCCCTTGGCCGCACCGCCATGAATCGTGATCGGCAGCTTGCCTTGCTGATGGTCGACCTTGACCCCCATCTGCTCAAGCGCCGTGATGAGGTCAT contains:
- a CDS encoding CoA-binding protein; this encodes MAYEHPSRDEIKALLQRTSVIAVVGLSDKPDRVSYMVSEAMKAKGYRIIPVNPNAAEILGETCYPSLADIPFPVDMVNVFRRSEHCPPVAQEAVQIGAKALWLQLGIHSEEAAQIAREGGLDVVMDRCIKVEDSILLPGGKG
- a CDS encoding glucose PTS transporter subunit IIA gives rise to the protein MKIMGNLQQVGRALMLPMTVLPAAAVFLSLSQLPWSALGLPYFNTYLATAGSALFSFLPYLFALGVASGLSNSAGAAIMAALAGMTIYTGITSSFSEYEIQPTVLVGVIFGLVSGFFYERLKELRLPEWLHFFGGPRSVPLVVSCISVLFSILMIHIAPLIESGLQHLGDIVSEAGGFGVFLFGFVLRILVVFGLHHLVSHVFWFQVGGYDMGSGVTVYGDLPRFFAGDPTAGVFMAGLYPTMMFALPAIAFAIIHEAREDLKPKIKKTFTTAALASFLTGVTEPVEFAFLFVAPYLFIVHAVLSGLIMWVTYELGILHGFSFSAGAIDFIINSHLATRGWLLIPIGIVSGLLYYMLFRWAIRRFRIPTPGREEGSHLDEWAGDIPYRAPLILQAIGGKDNIVQMEACITRLRLKLSNDKLLDINALRNLGAAGVIRLGSGNVQVVFGTYSELIREEMVKALQRDLTQVLFCSPMQGRMIPLEEVPDPIFAGKLVGQGVAFMPDRGELVSPVKGKVIHVYPTMHALGLRTEEGLDVLLHIGIDTSQMKGQGFHAVVKEGDEVKPGELLVKFDMGRIRQEGKSLATPMVITNSEVVRSWRYGPFKAVKKGQASVMSVVLHKREDGEDSQ
- the aroA gene encoding 3-phosphoshikimate 1-carboxyvinyltransferase, which gives rise to MDVLVTPTPRLEGELQALSSKNYTTRYLLVAALAEGTSTIYYPAHSEDSDAMRRCIRDLGAVIEEDEEKITITGFGSKPREVKELNVGNAGAVLRFLMAIASLLPEVTFVNTYPDSLGKRPHDDLITALEQMGVKVDHQQGKLPITIHGGAAKGGKIQVSGNVSSQFLSALLFLTPLLPEDSEIEVLHDLKSKVVIGQTLEVLAQAGIVIEASEDLMHYKIPGNQKYAAKQYIVQGDYPGSAAVLAAAAVTQSDVKIHRLEEHSKQGERAIIDVLRMMEVPLTHTNGLVHVQGNGKLKAVEFDGDAATDAVLAMVAAAVFAEGTSRFYNVENLRYKECDRITDYLNELRKAGANVEEKQSEIIVHGKPEGVEGGVEIDAHYDHRVIMALTVVGLRAHKPIRIRDAHHVAKSYPIYFDHLQALGAKVEWVEA